In Mercenaria mercenaria strain notata chromosome 15, MADL_Memer_1, whole genome shotgun sequence, a single genomic region encodes these proteins:
- the LOC123551469 gene encoding uncharacterized protein LOC123551469 isoform X1, with the protein MLHQKTTERIVLQLSIMISHAIMGILAIGPEKQGCQICLGRFLPEMTSEIAFAIVFGSVVIMIFLYIGYSTYYGTPREEKQKHSRFNDFLMRIYNEEIRMQPNWKDSEYQDIESSVRETIEDIIYVALFCDKELHVDRNKVHCYVELVGSCQEQTKIKRPDEFDFSIKLPYFSKENIQVEEGMLKPRKFRCKHKVSFKNDNAFVQLVYKVKKGNPSENSVIQGFLKVDGDKSYLSAYSIHTFFKNRVVDALNKLHPIVKSKDTGTLTSPHKEVEGVLFPDEIRCLVENGPALKVPLVWKGNSGNFFCIDVDIVPVIVIGESSLDINFDTVEDMRNVSMNANRFVPYPALCAILGITRFEHKTDSEGKRSIKEYKTFEYIIENATSYDKPFIECSFLKSFADTENRLMHRVKETHNSLFICYQILKDMVHFWPIYSQNGKVHGVTFTCYVIKTTLLEKYVDKKFDQNDDVAKCFRKMMNILNKISESSLSKKHQVIQSPWFKKHIIRCTKYAGSETCRQNSLDISRNNVGSLYKLINTLSEDVNLSQHYQDYKKRFLSITKSEQRGTIHMV; encoded by the exons ATGCTGCACCAAAAGACAACAGAACGTATAGTTTTGCAGCTTTCAATCATGATCTCTCATGCAATTATGG GTATCCTAGCAATTGGACCTGAAAAACAAGGATGCCAGATATGTTTGGGCAGATTCCTGCCTGAAATGACGTCAGAG atagCGTTCGCGATAGTCTTTGGGTCTGTTGTTATCATGATATTCTTGTATATCGGCTACTCCACTTATTATGGAACTCCTAGAGAAG aaaaacaaaaacactctCGGTTCAATGACTTCTTAATGAGGATTTACAATGAGGAAATTCGAATGCAGCCGAACTGGAAGGACAGTGAATATCAAGACATAGAAAGTTCTGTAAGGGAAACTATTGAAGATATTATCTACGTAGCGTTGTTTTGCGATAAGGAACTTCATGTAGATAGGAATAAGGTACATTGTTATGTCGAGCTTGTAGGCAGTTGCCAGGagcaaacaaaaattaaacgcccggatgaatttgatttttcaataaaacttccatatttttctaaagaaaatatCCAAGTCGAAGAAGGAATGTTAAAGCCTCGGAAATTCAGATGTAAACATAAGGTCTCTTTTAAAAACGACAATGCGTTTGTCCAGCTTGTATACAAGGTAAAAAAGGGCAATCCTTCAGAAAACAGCGTAATACAGGGTTTCCTGAAAGTTGATGGGGACAAGAGTTATCTGTCTGCTTACTCCattcatacattttttaaaaatcgtgTCGTAGATGCATTGAACAAACTGCATCCAATTGTAAAATCTAAAGATACAGGAACTTTGACAAGTCCCCATAAAGAAGTAGAGGGCGTTTTATTTCCAGACGAAATCAGATGCTTAGTTGAAAACGGGCCTGCTTTGAAAGTTCCTCTTGTGTGGAAAGGAAATTCTGGTAACTTTTTTTGTATCGATGTTGACATCGTTCCCGTCATTGTGATTGGAGAATCATCGTTAGATATTAATTTTGATACAGTTGAAGACATGAGGAATGTGTCGATGAATGCCAACAGGTTTGTACCTTATCCAGCACTGTGTGCCATACTAGGGATTACAAGGTTTGAACACAAGACAGATTCTGAAGGAAAGCGTAGCATAAAGGAATACAAAACATTCGAGTATATTATTGAGAACGCGACAAGTTATGACAAACcttttattgaatgcagctttcTCAAGTCATTTGCGGATACTGAAAATAGACTTATGCATCGCGTCAAGGAAACACACAATTCCTTGTTTATTTGCTATCAAATTTTGAAGGATATGGTGCATTTCTGGCCAATTTACTCACAAAATGGCAAAGTACACGGGGTCACATTTACATGCTATGTCATAAAAACGACccttcttgaaaaatatgttgataaaaagTTTGACCAAAACGATGATGTTGCAAAATGTTTCCGTAAAATGATGAATATCCTGAACAAGATTTCAGAATCTAGCCTAAGTAAGAAACATCAAGTTATACAATCTCCATGgtttaaaaaacatataattaGGTGTACAAAATACGCTGGATCCGAAACTTGCAGACAAAACTCTTTGGACATATCAAGAAATAACGTCGGAAGTCTGTACAAACTCATAAATACTTTATCGGAAGATGTAAATTTGAGTCAACATTATCAAGATTACAAAAAGCGGTTTCTTTCTATAACTAAAAGTGAACAAAGAGGTACAATACATATGGTTTAG
- the LOC123551509 gene encoding L-proline trans-4-hydroxylase-like: MYSDEQSFVSYWLYTGKPRNSQYWTFNNSKHGAGRETHKIMWNHPGVDVTGMVARCEKVAGTCEQLLGGEVYHYHTKLMKKPAKIGGQNIWHQDYGYWYLYGCLFPNMMTVFIAIDKCTKNNSCLQILKGSHKCGRIEHVKVAGSEGADMDRVEELAKILPLEFVELEQGDALFFHCNLLHCSSANTSADRRWALLFAYNRADNNPTIKHHHPQYTPLKKVPDSAILECQDFTTMDGKQFIDPVRDKRPGRSLTLDEQ, translated from the exons ATGTACAGTGACGAGCAGTCATTCGTTTCGTATTGGTTGTATACAGGTAAACCTCGTAATAGTCAA tattggacctttaataacTCCAAACACGGCGCCGGCCGTGAAACGCACAAGATAATGTGGAACCACCCAGGGGTTGATGTAACAGGAATGGTTGCAAGGTGCGAGAAAGTGGCCGGCACTTGTGAACAG TTACTTGGAGGAGAAGTGTACCATTACCATACTAAACTAATGAAGAAACCTGCTAAGATAGGCGGTCAGAATATTTGGCATCAAGACTATGG GTACTGGTATCTGTACGGATGTTTATTCCCAAACATGATGACCGTCTTTATTGCGATAGATAAATGCACGAAGAACAACAGCTGCCTACaa ATTCTGAAAGGCTCGCATAAATGTGGACGTATCGAACACGTGAAGGTAGCTGGATCAGAGGGTGCTGATATGGACAGGGTTGAAGAACTTGctaaaatattgcctctagaatTTGTAGAGCTAGAGCAAG GGGATGCTTTATTTTTCCACTGTAATTTGCTACATTGTAGCAGTGCTAATACAAGTGCGGATAGGCGCTGGGCACTTCTGTTCGCCTATAACAGGGCGGATAACAATCCCACCAttaaacatcatcacccacaatATACGCCACTGAAGAAG GTTCCTGATTCAGCCATTTTGGAATGTCAAGATTTCACAACAATGGACGGGAAACAGTTCATTGACCCAGTCAGAGACAAGCGACCAGGTCGTTCACTCACCCTAGACGAGCAATAA
- the LOC123551517 gene encoding L-proline trans-4-hydroxylase-like, producing the protein MEYEYKFTPDGFTVTEDMKAKFDENGCILVRNFLSKEEVNHVMTSLESKEFRTYMYGVDDGEGRKAHMNVWNQPGDDITGMLGRCEKVVNTCEQLMGGEVYHYHSKLMGKPPREGGRHLWHQDYGYWYENGCLYPNMITVFMAMDKCEKANGCLQYLPGSQKCGRIEHHRLGGQFEADTERIKEIQKQIPLQYAELEEGDALFMHCNVLHCSSANLSDKRRWALLCCYNRADNNPVKEHHHPLYTPLKKVKDSEILACKKMIDVEGKAFMPLGVDKTSLLQKVEN; encoded by the exons ATGGAGTACG AGTACAAATTTACCCCGGATGGGTTTACTGTCACCGAAGACATGAAGGCGAAGTTTGACGAGAACGGATGTATTTTAGTCCG GAATTTTCTTTCGAAAGAAGAAGTGAATCATGTGATGACGAGTCTCGAGTCGAAAGAATTCAGGACATACATGTATGGG GTCGACGATGGCGAAGGACGAAAAGCTCATATGAATGTTTGGAACCAACCTGGAGACGACATCACAGGAATGCTGGGAAGGTGTGAAAAGGTTGTGAACACGTGTGAGCAGTTAATGGGTGGGGAAGTTTATCACTACCACTCAAAGCTTATGGGTAAACCGCCTAGAGAAGGTGGTCGTCATCTATGGCATCAAGATTATGG TTATTGGTACGAAAACGGTTGTTTATATCCAAACATGATAACAGTATTCATGGCTATGGACAAGTGCGAAAAAGCTAACGGTTGTTTGCAG TATCTGCCTGGATCACAGAAATGTGGGCGTATTGAACACCATAGGTTAGGTGGACAGTTCGAAGCAGACACagaaagaataaaagaaatacagAAGCAAATTCCGTTACAATATGCCGAGCTCGAAGAAG GTGATGCTTTGTTCATGCACTGTAATGTGCTGCACTGTAGCAGTGCTAATCTGAGTGACAAGAGACGCTGGGCTTTACTTTGTTGTTATAACAGAGCAGATAATAACCCTGTTAAAGAGCATCACCATCCGCTGTATACGCCACTGAAAAAG GTAAAGGACAGCGAGATACTTGCATGCAAGAAGATGATTGATGTTGAAGGAAAAGCATTTATGCCGCTAGGGGTCGACAAAACATCTTTGCTACAGAAAGTGGAAAATTAG
- the LOC123551463 gene encoding L-proline trans-4-hydroxylase-like, which yields MKMSLKSYKFVDGEFRVTDEMKADFENDGFVIVRGLLSNAEIRHVEKALNTGPFQEHTYGVGDGEGREAHLIMWNHPGVDVTGMVGKSEKVAGTCEELLGGEVYHYHTKLMKKPAKIGGKHVWHQDYGYWYRYGNLFPYMMTVFIAVDNATKENGCLQVLKGSHKCGRIDHITVDGQQGADLERVGEIAKVFPLEYVELQQGDALFFHCNLLHCSSANTSEARRWAFLCAYNRADNNPVKDHFHPKYTPLEKVPNSAILECQDFTTMDGKWFNDPVLDKVPGRRIGIKGQ from the exons atgaaaatgtcattaaaaa GTTATAAATTCGTGGACGGAGAGTTCCGAGTAACTGACGAAATGAAGGCAGACTTTGAAAATGACGGTTTTGTTATAGTAAG GGGATTACTTTCTAACGCTGAGATAAGACATGTTGAAAAGGCGTTGAATACAGGGCCATTTCAAGAGCATACATATGGT GTTGGTGACGGGGAAGGCCGTGAAGCTCATCTGATTATGTGGAACCACCCAGGGGTAGACGTGACGGGCATGGTCGGGAAAAGTGAAAAAGTTGCGGGCACTTGTGAAGAG CTTCTTGGTGGAGAGGTGTACCATTACCACACAAAGTTGATGAAGAAACCTGCAAAGATTGGCGGCAAACATGTTTGGCACCAGGACTACGG ATATTGGTACCGGTATGGCAACCTGTTTCCCTACATGATGACTGTATTTATTGCTGTTGACAATGCCACCAAAGAAAATGGTTGTCTTCAG GTGTTGAAAGGTTCTCACAAGTGCGGGCGTATAGATCATATCACTGTTGATGGACAACAGGGCGCAGATCTGGAGCGGGTTGGAGAAATAGCAAAAGTGTTTCCACTCGAATATGTGGAGCTTCAGCAAG GCGATGCTCTGTTTTTCCACTGTAATTTGTTGCACTGCAGTAGCGCCAACACAAGTGAAGCAAGGCGCTGGGCGTTTTTGTGCGCTTATAATAGAGCTGATAACAATCCAGTAAAAGATCACTTCCATCCAAAATACACACCGTTAGAAAAG GTTCCAAATTCAGCAATTTTAGAGTGCCAGGACTTTACAACGATGGACGGCAAATGGTTTAACGACCCAGTGCTTGATAAAGTCCCTGGGCGTAGAATAGGCATAAAAGGGCAGTAA
- the LOC123551490 gene encoding L-proline trans-4-hydroxylase-like isoform X2 produces the protein MANEFKLTSDMKKDFDKDGFIIVRGLLSNDEVKHVQHALTVGKFSEHTYAVPDGAGRDTHMIMWNHPGVDVTGMVARCEKVAGTCEQLLGGEVYHYHTKLMKKPAKIGGRHIWHQDYGYWYRYGCLFPNMMTVFIAVDKCKRTNGCLQILKGSHKCGRIEHINVAGQVGADMERVDDLAKVLPLEYVELEQADALFFHCNLLHCSSANTSADRRWALLCAYNRADNNPTIKHHHPQYTPLKKVPDTEILECQDFTTVDGKRFIDPVRDKRPGRILTPDEQ, from the exons ATGGCGAATGAGTTCAAATTGACAAGTGATATGAAAAAAGACTTCGACAAGGATGGTTTCATTATTGTCAG GGGACTTCTTTCAAATGACGAGGTTAAACACGTGCAGCATGCACTGACGGTTGGCAAATTCTCGGAGCACACATATGCA GTACCTGACGGCGCCGGTCGGGATACACATATGATTATGTGGAACCACCCAGGTGTTGACGTAACGGGAATGGTTGCAAGATGTGAAAAAGTAGCCGGTACATGCGAACAG TTACTAGGAGGTGAAGTTTACCACTACCATACTAAACTGATGAAGAAACCTGCTAAGATAGGTGGTCGGCATATTTGGCATCAAGATTATGG GTACTGGTACCGATACGGGTGTTTATTCCCAAACATGATGACCGTGTTTATTGCTGTAGATAAGTGCAAGAGGACTAACGGCTGCCTACAA ATTCTGAAAGGCTCGCATAAGTGTGGACGTATCGAGCACATCAATGTGGCTGGACAAGTGGGTGCTGATATGGAGAGAGTTGATGATCTTGCTAAAGTATTACCTCTTGAATATGTAGAGCTTGAGCAAG CGGATGCTTTATTTTTCCATTGTAATTTGTTGCATTGTAGCAGTGCTAATACAAGTGCGGACAGACGCTGGGCACTTTTATGTGCCTATAACAGAGCGGATAACAATCCCACCATTAAACATCACCATCCGCAATATACACCCTTAAAGAAG GTTCCTGATACAGAGATTTTGGAATGTCAAGATTTCACCACAGTGGACGGTAAACGGTTCATAGACCCAGTCAGAGACAAGCGACCAGGTCGTATACTTACTCCAGACGAACAATAA
- the LOC123551469 gene encoding uncharacterized protein LOC123551469 isoform X2 produces the protein MDRHKCKILFNKCILAIGPEKQGCQICLGRFLPEMTSEIAFAIVFGSVVIMIFLYIGYSTYYGTPREEKQKHSRFNDFLMRIYNEEIRMQPNWKDSEYQDIESSVRETIEDIIYVALFCDKELHVDRNKVHCYVELVGSCQEQTKIKRPDEFDFSIKLPYFSKENIQVEEGMLKPRKFRCKHKVSFKNDNAFVQLVYKVKKGNPSENSVIQGFLKVDGDKSYLSAYSIHTFFKNRVVDALNKLHPIVKSKDTGTLTSPHKEVEGVLFPDEIRCLVENGPALKVPLVWKGNSGNFFCIDVDIVPVIVIGESSLDINFDTVEDMRNVSMNANRFVPYPALCAILGITRFEHKTDSEGKRSIKEYKTFEYIIENATSYDKPFIECSFLKSFADTENRLMHRVKETHNSLFICYQILKDMVHFWPIYSQNGKVHGVTFTCYVIKTTLLEKYVDKKFDQNDDVAKCFRKMMNILNKISESSLSKKHQVIQSPWFKKHIIRCTKYAGSETCRQNSLDISRNNVGSLYKLINTLSEDVNLSQHYQDYKKRFLSITKSEQRGTIHMV, from the exons atggACAGACACAAATGCAAGATTCTTTTCAACAAAT GTATCCTAGCAATTGGACCTGAAAAACAAGGATGCCAGATATGTTTGGGCAGATTCCTGCCTGAAATGACGTCAGAG atagCGTTCGCGATAGTCTTTGGGTCTGTTGTTATCATGATATTCTTGTATATCGGCTACTCCACTTATTATGGAACTCCTAGAGAAG aaaaacaaaaacactctCGGTTCAATGACTTCTTAATGAGGATTTACAATGAGGAAATTCGAATGCAGCCGAACTGGAAGGACAGTGAATATCAAGACATAGAAAGTTCTGTAAGGGAAACTATTGAAGATATTATCTACGTAGCGTTGTTTTGCGATAAGGAACTTCATGTAGATAGGAATAAGGTACATTGTTATGTCGAGCTTGTAGGCAGTTGCCAGGagcaaacaaaaattaaacgcccggatgaatttgatttttcaataaaacttccatatttttctaaagaaaatatCCAAGTCGAAGAAGGAATGTTAAAGCCTCGGAAATTCAGATGTAAACATAAGGTCTCTTTTAAAAACGACAATGCGTTTGTCCAGCTTGTATACAAGGTAAAAAAGGGCAATCCTTCAGAAAACAGCGTAATACAGGGTTTCCTGAAAGTTGATGGGGACAAGAGTTATCTGTCTGCTTACTCCattcatacattttttaaaaatcgtgTCGTAGATGCATTGAACAAACTGCATCCAATTGTAAAATCTAAAGATACAGGAACTTTGACAAGTCCCCATAAAGAAGTAGAGGGCGTTTTATTTCCAGACGAAATCAGATGCTTAGTTGAAAACGGGCCTGCTTTGAAAGTTCCTCTTGTGTGGAAAGGAAATTCTGGTAACTTTTTTTGTATCGATGTTGACATCGTTCCCGTCATTGTGATTGGAGAATCATCGTTAGATATTAATTTTGATACAGTTGAAGACATGAGGAATGTGTCGATGAATGCCAACAGGTTTGTACCTTATCCAGCACTGTGTGCCATACTAGGGATTACAAGGTTTGAACACAAGACAGATTCTGAAGGAAAGCGTAGCATAAAGGAATACAAAACATTCGAGTATATTATTGAGAACGCGACAAGTTATGACAAACcttttattgaatgcagctttcTCAAGTCATTTGCGGATACTGAAAATAGACTTATGCATCGCGTCAAGGAAACACACAATTCCTTGTTTATTTGCTATCAAATTTTGAAGGATATGGTGCATTTCTGGCCAATTTACTCACAAAATGGCAAAGTACACGGGGTCACATTTACATGCTATGTCATAAAAACGACccttcttgaaaaatatgttgataaaaagTTTGACCAAAACGATGATGTTGCAAAATGTTTCCGTAAAATGATGAATATCCTGAACAAGATTTCAGAATCTAGCCTAAGTAAGAAACATCAAGTTATACAATCTCCATGgtttaaaaaacatataattaGGTGTACAAAATACGCTGGATCCGAAACTTGCAGACAAAACTCTTTGGACATATCAAGAAATAACGTCGGAAGTCTGTACAAACTCATAAATACTTTATCGGAAGATGTAAATTTGAGTCAACATTATCAAGATTACAAAAAGCGGTTTCTTTCTATAACTAAAAGTGAACAAAGAGGTACAATACATATGGTTTAG
- the LOC123551490 gene encoding L-proline trans-4-hydroxylase-like isoform X1, with the protein MYFLCMMTNQQTDLYVLSYTHMANEFKLTSDMKKDFDKDGFIIVRGLLSNDEVKHVQHALTVGKFSEHTYAVPDGAGRDTHMIMWNHPGVDVTGMVARCEKVAGTCEQLLGGEVYHYHTKLMKKPAKIGGRHIWHQDYGYWYRYGCLFPNMMTVFIAVDKCKRTNGCLQILKGSHKCGRIEHINVAGQVGADMERVDDLAKVLPLEYVELEQADALFFHCNLLHCSSANTSADRRWALLCAYNRADNNPTIKHHHPQYTPLKKVPDTEILECQDFTTVDGKRFIDPVRDKRPGRILTPDEQ; encoded by the exons ATGTATTTCCTCTGTATGATGACTAACCAGCAAACGGATTTGTATGTTTTAAGTTATACACACATGGCGAATGAGTTCAAATTGACAAGTGATATGAAAAAAGACTTCGACAAGGATGGTTTCATTATTGTCAG GGGACTTCTTTCAAATGACGAGGTTAAACACGTGCAGCATGCACTGACGGTTGGCAAATTCTCGGAGCACACATATGCA GTACCTGACGGCGCCGGTCGGGATACACATATGATTATGTGGAACCACCCAGGTGTTGACGTAACGGGAATGGTTGCAAGATGTGAAAAAGTAGCCGGTACATGCGAACAG TTACTAGGAGGTGAAGTTTACCACTACCATACTAAACTGATGAAGAAACCTGCTAAGATAGGTGGTCGGCATATTTGGCATCAAGATTATGG GTACTGGTACCGATACGGGTGTTTATTCCCAAACATGATGACCGTGTTTATTGCTGTAGATAAGTGCAAGAGGACTAACGGCTGCCTACAA ATTCTGAAAGGCTCGCATAAGTGTGGACGTATCGAGCACATCAATGTGGCTGGACAAGTGGGTGCTGATATGGAGAGAGTTGATGATCTTGCTAAAGTATTACCTCTTGAATATGTAGAGCTTGAGCAAG CGGATGCTTTATTTTTCCATTGTAATTTGTTGCATTGTAGCAGTGCTAATACAAGTGCGGACAGACGCTGGGCACTTTTATGTGCCTATAACAGAGCGGATAACAATCCCACCATTAAACATCACCATCCGCAATATACACCCTTAAAGAAG GTTCCTGATACAGAGATTTTGGAATGTCAAGATTTCACCACAGTGGACGGTAAACGGTTCATAGACCCAGTCAGAGACAAGCGACCAGGTCGTATACTTACTCCAGACGAACAATAA